Proteins encoded together in one Miscanthus floridulus cultivar M001 chromosome 16, ASM1932011v1, whole genome shotgun sequence window:
- the LOC136511965 gene encoding uncharacterized protein translates to MPRHAHHDPAPPACCSCCCGCAGAAPCYYPAPAPAPPCSAASDQLLHAIAAHLLLSTPAPAQPQPQPQPQPPPPAAHHAMNPYPYPYPHPQQYQYQYQQQEAKPHAYTHPPPPQQLKPNPSGDHGHLLLHSLLRRVAAIESALPRCFAAPAPARRPPHPNSRPRRAARYQEEEEQEVEEGDESEPESPPSPPLPRPRRPARTGPPPSAASDRAARTIQAHLRRFLARRSRTLRQLKELAVLRSKAAAIRGSLSGRRGGADPAAVSEAAMGLLLRLDAIQGGDPMIREGKRAVSRELTRILEFVDKVLIKEQQQMVMADEYHDGCNAALVAGRPTVSKKVSFSGNGQVHTINEKTENGNEVDQGSEGSSSAESDEVKPSKRSAYVKPGLAAPMPVHMESRPVAGERR, encoded by the exons ATGCCCCGTCACGCCCACCACGACCCCGCCCCGCCcgcctgctgctcctgctgctgcggATGCGCGGGCGCGGCGCCGTGCTACTACCCGGCACCCGCGCCGGCCCCGCCCTGCTCCGCCGCGTCCGACCAACTCCTCCACGCCATTGCCGCCCACCTCCTCCTCAGCACCCCGGCGCCTgctcagccgcagccgcagccccaGCCCCAGCCGCCGCCTCCCGCCGCGCACCACGCGATGAATCCctatccgtatccgtatccgcACCCCCAGCAGTACCAGTACCAGTACCAGCAGCAGGAAGCCAAGCCCCATGCCTACACCCAtccaccgccgccgcagcagctgaAGCCCAATCCATCCGGCGACCACGGCCACCTCCTGCTCCACTCGCTCCTGCGTCGGGTGGCCGCGATAGAATCCGCCCTTCCCCGCTGCTTCGCCGCCCCTGCTCCCGCGCGCCGACCGCCCCACCCGAACTCTCGCCCGCGCCGCGCGGCCCGctaccaggaggaggaggagcaagagGTGGAGGAGGGAGACGAGTCGGAACCGGAATCGCCGCCCTCGCCTCCTCTGCCGCGGCCGCGGCGACCGGCGCGCACGGGGCCGCCGCCCTCCGCGGCGAGTGACCGCGCGGCGCGGACGATCCAGGCCCACTTACGCCGCTTCCTGGCGCGGCGCTCCCGGACGCTGCGCCAGCTCAAGGAGCTCGCCGTGCTCCGGTCAAAGGCCGCGGCGATCCGGGGGTCGCTCTCCGGCCGCCGCGGGGGCGCCGACCCCGCCGCCGTCTCAGAGGCGGCCATGGGCCTCCTCCTCCGGCTCGACGCTATCCAG GGAGGGGACCCGATGATCCGGGAGGGCAAGCGCGCGGTGAGCCGGGAGCTCACCCGGATCTTGGAGTTCGTTGACAAGGTGCTGATCAAAGAGCAGCAGCAGATGGTGATGGCCGACGAGTACCATGACGGCTGCAATGCTGCATTGGTGGCAGGTCGCCCGACTGTGAGCAAGAAGGTGAGTTTCTCCGGTAATGGTCAGGTTCACACGATCAATGAAAAGACAGAGAATGGAAATGAAGTTGATCAGGGCTCTGAAGGCTCCAGCTCTGCTGAGTCTGATGAGGTGAAGCCTAGCAAGAGAAGTGCCTATGTTAAGCCTGGGCTTGCAGCACCAATGCCTGTGCACATGGAGTCGAGGCCGGTTGCGGGTGAAAGAAGATAA